One Thauera sp. K11 DNA window includes the following coding sequences:
- a CDS encoding branched-chain amino acid ABC transporter substrate-binding protein has protein sequence MQSNKLFIALAAASFATAGAAHAKEVIVRIGHAGPLSGPAAAFGKDGENGARLAIEDANAKKLQIGGDTVKFELVSEDDQADPRTATTVAQRLTDAGVKGVVGHVTSGASVPAARIYENAGIPMITPSSTSPKLTQQGYKMTFRVIANDLQQGNALGRYAVEQLKAAKIAVIDDRTAYGQGLADAFANAVKAAGGQIVGREFTNDKATDFMAILTKVRATNPDVVFYGGMDSQSAPLTRQMKQLGLTAKFLTGDGGCTGEMIKMAGDALSAATYCTQAGIPLDKMPGGSAFRTQFKQRYGNDIHVYAPYSYDATMALIEAMKAAGSVEPAKYQPVLKTLALQGVTGPLAFDQSGDIKGGAITVSNFSAGRWAPLQTLQ, from the coding sequence ATGCAATCGAACAAGCTGTTCATCGCGCTGGCCGCCGCCAGCTTCGCCACTGCCGGCGCCGCCCACGCCAAGGAAGTCATCGTGCGCATCGGCCACGCCGGCCCGCTCAGCGGCCCGGCCGCCGCGTTCGGCAAGGATGGCGAGAACGGAGCCCGCCTCGCGATCGAGGACGCCAACGCGAAGAAGCTGCAGATCGGCGGCGACACGGTGAAGTTCGAACTCGTCAGCGAGGACGACCAGGCCGATCCGCGCACCGCCACGACGGTCGCCCAGCGCCTGACCGACGCCGGCGTGAAGGGCGTCGTCGGCCATGTGACCTCCGGCGCCTCGGTGCCGGCCGCGCGCATCTACGAAAACGCCGGCATCCCGATGATCACGCCGTCCTCGACCAGCCCGAAGCTCACCCAGCAGGGCTACAAGATGACCTTCCGCGTCATCGCCAACGATCTGCAGCAGGGCAACGCGCTGGGCCGCTACGCGGTGGAGCAGTTGAAGGCGGCGAAGATCGCGGTGATCGACGACCGCACCGCCTACGGCCAGGGCCTGGCCGATGCCTTCGCCAACGCGGTGAAGGCCGCCGGCGGCCAGATCGTCGGGCGCGAATTCACCAACGACAAGGCGACCGACTTCATGGCCATCCTCACCAAGGTGCGGGCGACCAATCCGGACGTGGTGTTCTACGGCGGCATGGACTCGCAGTCCGCGCCGCTGACGCGGCAGATGAAGCAGCTCGGCCTCACCGCCAAGTTCCTCACCGGCGACGGCGGCTGCACCGGCGAGATGATCAAGATGGCGGGCGACGCGCTGTCGGCCGCGACCTACTGCACGCAGGCCGGCATCCCGCTCGACAAGATGCCGGGCGGCAGCGCCTTCCGCACCCAGTTCAAGCAGCGCTACGGCAACGACATCCACGTTTATGCGCCGTATTCGTACGACGCCACGATGGCGCTGATCGAAGCGATGAAGGCGGCTGGTTCGGTCGAGCCGGCGAAGTACCAGCCCGTCCTGAAGACCCTCGCCCTGCAGGGCGTGACCGGCCCGCTGGCCTTCGACCAGAGCGGCGACATCAAGGGCGGCGCCATCACCGTCTCCAACTTCAGCGCCGGCCGCTGGGCCCCGCTGCAGACCCTGCAGTAA